One Porphyromonas pogonae genomic region harbors:
- the leuS gene encoding leucine--tRNA ligase: MDYKYQEIESRWQQYWRDHHTYRVTENKAKQSFYVLDMFPYPSGAGLHVGHPLGYIASDIFSRFKRLQGFNVLHPMGYDAFGLPAEQYAIQTGQHPEITTLQNIARYREQLDRIGFSYDWEREITTSDPEYYKWTQWTFLKLFASYYDNKERKALPLECLEAHLEAHGTEGLDVAQNQELSFTAEQWHNMSETEKLDTLMNYRLAYLGDTMVNWCPALGTVLANDEVSEGLSVRGGHPVEQRKMRQWCLRVSAYASRLLDNLDSLDWTESLKETQRNWIGRSEGAEMQFKILADETSGEGQTKGEFTIFTTRADTVFGVTFMVLAPESEYVPLVTTPDMKEAVDEYLLATKRKTERERIADRRVSGVFSGSYALNPLTGKRIPIWISDYVLAGYGTGAIMAVPAHDTRDFAFARHFDLPIVQVVVPEGEEASDPHTWDDAKDSKSGTMINSGFLTGLNVKDAIAKTKEYIKEKSIGRVKVNYRLRDAIFSRQRYWGEPFPIYYKPNGEPYALAEDKLPLVLPEVDKFLPTETGEPPLGRADNWCTAEGYPYELSTMPGFAGSSAYYLRYMDPHNAEALVGKDKNEYWRHVDLYIGGTEHATGHLIYSRFWNKFLYDLGVICEDEPFRKLVNQGMIQGRSNFVYRIKDTNTFVSHGLKEQYEVTPIHVDVNIVTNDHLNIEAFKLWRPEFHAAEFILEDGKYVCGWAVEKMSKSMFNVVNPDVMIEQYGADTLRLYEMFLGPLEQSKPWDTNGIDGVHRFLKKLWGLFYDGDGMRVEDTPATKEELKALHKLIKKVTYDICNFSFNTAIPAFMICVNEYQSAKTKSLEVLRPLLILLSPFAPHIAEELWHASAPAGCDPGSIVDAEWPVCNEAYLVEDSVNYPVSFNGKVRFTLQLPATMSKDEVEHAALTAPEAAKWLDGKSPKKVIVVPKKIVNIVL, translated from the coding sequence ATGGATTACAAATACCAAGAGATCGAATCTCGCTGGCAACAATATTGGCGGGATCATCATACTTATCGTGTTACCGAAAATAAGGCAAAACAGTCCTTCTATGTATTGGATATGTTTCCATATCCATCAGGTGCGGGGTTGCACGTAGGACATCCGCTGGGATACATAGCATCGGATATATTTTCACGTTTCAAAAGGCTGCAAGGTTTCAATGTTTTGCATCCGATGGGATATGATGCTTTTGGGCTTCCTGCCGAACAGTATGCCATACAAACGGGTCAACACCCCGAGATCACTACACTGCAAAATATAGCTCGCTACCGTGAGCAACTCGACAGAATAGGCTTTTCGTACGACTGGGAGCGTGAGATCACGACAAGCGACCCTGAGTATTACAAATGGACACAGTGGACTTTCCTCAAACTATTTGCATCGTACTACGACAATAAAGAGCGCAAGGCGCTGCCTCTGGAGTGTCTCGAAGCACACTTGGAGGCGCATGGTACCGAAGGGCTCGACGTAGCTCAAAATCAAGAACTCAGCTTCACAGCAGAGCAGTGGCATAATATGTCTGAAACGGAAAAACTGGATACGCTGATGAATTACCGACTGGCTTATCTGGGCGATACGATGGTCAACTGGTGCCCTGCGCTGGGTACGGTACTTGCCAATGACGAGGTGAGTGAGGGCCTCAGTGTACGTGGCGGTCACCCCGTGGAGCAGCGCAAGATGCGTCAGTGGTGCCTACGTGTATCGGCGTACGCTTCTCGCTTGCTCGACAATTTGGATTCGCTGGATTGGACAGAATCTCTCAAAGAGACACAGCGCAACTGGATAGGACGTTCGGAAGGTGCAGAGATGCAATTTAAAATACTTGCCGATGAAACATCGGGCGAAGGTCAAACCAAAGGAGAATTTACCATCTTTACCACTCGTGCAGACACAGTGTTCGGCGTAACGTTTATGGTGCTTGCCCCCGAAAGTGAATATGTGCCATTGGTCACAACGCCTGATATGAAAGAGGCAGTGGATGAGTACCTCCTCGCTACCAAACGCAAGACGGAGCGTGAGCGTATTGCAGACCGCAGAGTATCGGGCGTGTTTTCAGGGTCGTATGCTCTCAACCCACTTACAGGTAAGCGTATCCCTATTTGGATCAGTGACTACGTACTGGCGGGTTACGGTACCGGTGCCATCATGGCGGTACCTGCACATGATACGAGAGACTTTGCTTTTGCACGGCATTTCGATTTGCCCATCGTGCAGGTAGTAGTTCCGGAAGGAGAAGAAGCCTCTGACCCTCACACCTGGGACGATGCCAAAGACAGTAAAAGCGGTACGATGATCAACTCGGGATTCCTGACCGGGCTAAATGTAAAGGATGCAATAGCTAAAACCAAAGAGTACATCAAGGAAAAAAGCATCGGGCGGGTGAAAGTAAACTATCGCTTGCGTGATGCCATCTTTAGTCGCCAAAGATATTGGGGTGAGCCATTCCCCATCTATTACAAACCCAATGGTGAGCCCTATGCTCTCGCCGAAGACAAACTCCCGCTGGTACTTCCTGAGGTGGATAAGTTCCTTCCAACGGAAACAGGAGAGCCTCCTCTGGGTAGAGCCGACAACTGGTGTACTGCCGAGGGGTATCCCTATGAACTGAGCACGATGCCTGGCTTTGCAGGTAGCTCGGCGTATTATCTGCGTTACATGGACCCGCACAATGCGGAGGCACTCGTGGGCAAAGATAAAAATGAATATTGGCGACATGTAGACTTGTACATAGGCGGTACCGAGCATGCTACGGGTCACCTGATATATAGTCGCTTCTGGAATAAGTTTCTGTACGACCTCGGTGTGATCTGTGAGGACGAGCCTTTCCGTAAACTGGTCAATCAGGGTATGATTCAAGGAAGATCCAATTTTGTATACCGCATCAAGGATACCAATACTTTCGTATCGCACGGGCTCAAAGAGCAATATGAGGTGACGCCTATTCACGTCGATGTCAACATTGTCACTAATGATCACCTTAACATTGAAGCCTTCAAGCTGTGGCGACCGGAGTTTCATGCAGCCGAGTTTATACTGGAAGACGGTAAATACGTCTGCGGTTGGGCTGTGGAGAAGATGAGTAAGTCTATGTTCAATGTGGTAAACCCTGATGTGATGATAGAGCAATACGGAGCTGATACACTACGCCTTTATGAAATGTTCCTCGGGCCGCTGGAACAGAGCAAGCCGTGGGATACCAATGGTATCGACGGGGTGCACCGCTTCCTCAAGAAACTCTGGGGACTCTTTTATGATGGCGACGGCATGCGTGTCGAGGATACTCCCGCTACCAAGGAAGAGCTCAAGGCTTTGCACAAACTGATCAAGAAGGTTACCTACGACATCTGTAACTTCTCGTTCAATACCGCTATCCCTGCCTTTATGATCTGTGTGAATGAGTATCAGTCGGCCAAGACCAAGAGTTTGGAGGTGTTGCGTCCGCTACTCATATTGCTCTCGCCTTTTGCCCCTCACATTGCAGAGGAGCTATGGCATGCATCGGCTCCCGCAGGCTGTGATCCCGGCTCTATTGTAGATGCAGAGTGGCCCGTGTGCAACGAAGCCTACCTTGTGGAAGACTCTGTGAATTACCCCGTAAGCTTCAATGGCAAAGTGCGCTTTACGCTGCAACTCCCTGCGACTATGAGCAAGGATGAGGTGGAGCATGCTGCACTCACAGCACCCGAAGCTGCTAAGTGGCTTGATGGCAAATCACCCAAGAAAGTAATCGTTGTACCTAAGAAAATTGTTAATATTGTATTATAA
- a CDS encoding YitT family protein, translated as MTTTKELNKKQIRYFFRDFVTIFIGCALYVFGWAGFILSQRITTGGLAGISTIFTIITGIDASIPYNSINILLLIIALVFLDKRFFFKTLIGIGILTLIVPIGTHIFADPSNPHPLLASQPAMALVIGSIFCGLGLGIVFSANGSTGGTDVIVALVNKYKNLSLGRVMMMVDGLIVSFSYFANVYFAKNPLPSAQAIDLLVYSVVEVILVSATLDWYINSNKQSVQFFIFSLKYQEINDAITKRLHRGCTILDAHGGFSGQPGKVLLVVARKRQMVPVYRIIQEIDPTAFVSEGSVRGVYGEGFEKMKN; from the coding sequence ATGACAACAACAAAGGAGTTAAACAAAAAACAAATTCGCTATTTCTTTAGAGACTTTGTTACCATCTTTATCGGATGTGCATTGTATGTATTTGGCTGGGCAGGCTTCATCTTGTCACAGCGTATTACTACCGGAGGGCTTGCCGGTATCTCTACGATTTTTACCATCATTACCGGTATCGATGCGTCTATCCCTTACAACAGTATCAACATCCTCCTGCTGATCATAGCATTGGTATTCTTGGATAAACGATTTTTCTTCAAAACACTTATTGGCATCGGTATACTTACGCTCATAGTGCCTATAGGAACACATATCTTTGCCGATCCGTCTAATCCTCATCCGCTACTGGCCTCACAGCCTGCCATGGCACTGGTGATTGGTTCTATCTTCTGCGGTTTGGGACTGGGTATTGTGTTCTCTGCCAACGGTAGTACGGGAGGCACCGACGTGATAGTGGCTTTGGTAAATAAATACAAGAATTTAAGTCTCGGCAGGGTGATGATGATGGTAGACGGACTCATCGTGTCGTTCTCTTACTTTGCCAACGTTTACTTTGCCAAGAATCCGTTGCCTTCGGCTCAGGCCATCGATTTGCTGGTATACTCTGTGGTGGAGGTTATATTAGTATCAGCCACGCTCGACTGGTATATCAACAGTAACAAGCAGTCGGTACAATTCTTTATATTCAGCCTCAAATATCAGGAGATCAATGATGCCATTACCAAGAGGCTGCATCGCGGGTGTACTATACTCGATGCTCATGGCGGATTCTCAGGCCAGCCGGGCAAGGTATTGTTGGTGGTAGCTCGTAAGAGGCAGATGGTACCCGTATACCGCATCATTCAGGAGATCGATCCTACAGCTTTTGTTTCTGAAGGTTCAGTACGAGGCGTGTACGGAGAGGGCTTCGAGAAGATGAAGAATTAG
- a CDS encoding RNA polymerase sigma factor has protein sequence MCDTLAQTFKDYRRHDTFADIVTCLQPKLYAFAHRMLHDHDEAQDVVQECMVRIWMHIDKYDADKPFITWVYAICSHLCLDALKQRKRYCPLEDTAVQIRDTEQAERNLERKDIDHCLKVATATLSPKQKLVFTLCELEELSIAEVCGITHLSYLQVKSNRYWAKKSMIKQLKKMGIDGKE, from the coding sequence ATGTGTGACACGCTGGCTCAGACCTTCAAGGATTATCGCAGGCACGATACTTTCGCCGACATTGTAACGTGCTTACAGCCCAAGCTCTATGCTTTTGCTCATAGGATGCTACACGACCACGACGAAGCTCAAGACGTGGTGCAGGAGTGTATGGTGCGCATATGGATGCATATTGATAAGTATGACGCCGACAAGCCATTCATCACATGGGTGTATGCCATATGCAGTCACTTGTGTCTCGATGCACTGAAGCAGAGAAAAAGGTATTGCCCCCTCGAAGACACAGCAGTGCAAATACGGGATACGGAGCAAGCGGAGCGAAACCTCGAACGTAAGGATATTGATCACTGCCTCAAGGTAGCCACAGCAACGTTGAGTCCTAAGCAAAAGCTGGTTTTTACGCTGTGCGAATTGGAAGAATTGTCGATAGCCGAAGTGTGTGGCATCACTCACTTATCCTACCTGCAAGTCAAAAGTAATCGCTACTGGGCCAAAAAATCTATGATAAAGCAACTCAAAAAAATGGGAATCGATGGGAAAGAATAA